CTGGTTCTGAATGAAAGAGGTTATTATCCATCCAGTATTTATACCACTTGTTCTCAACCTCCGCAGGATTGTATTTGCTTGCAATTTCCATCTGAAAAAATCAATAAGTTTGAATTAAATTAATAATCTGTTTCTCAAACTGAAACAGATTATTATTCCAATATTTACAACAAAGTGCAAAAATACAAAAAATGATGTTTATATCATAAGGTTATTTATTTGTATCAGCTTTAAATATAGTTTTTGTAGATGTTCTCATAATATCAGATATGAATATAGTCCAGAGATTACTTATACATACCTTATATACAGATAAGCTATGTATAAGCGATCTATAAGTGATCTTTGGACGAGGTGCAACCTTTTCACCATTGATATAAATAAAAAAAAGGTACTTGCTATACCTTGATAGAAGCACCTTAAAAACTATAAATGAGTAAAACTCAGAAATATCTATTCTTCATACAGCAGATAGGGTTTTCGCTGAATTTTAAACATCTCTACATCTTCGCTCCACTTAGCTTTAATCTCATCGGCTGTTTTTCCTGCCTTAATATCCTGGCGTATATAATCAACCCCAACAAGTTTTTCGAAGAATGAGGTGAAGAACTTATCACCAATGTCCAGATTGTTGTATGCGTCAATAACGTAGGTTAGATCGAACCCTTTTTCAATGATCTCCTCATTAGGAATATTGCGTAGGTCAACACCGTAGCACAACTTGTCGAGCAGAGGAGGATTCTTTGCACCGGGTACACTGCGAGGTGTGAAAGTGAAATCGGAACCTTTGTAATCCGGGTGTCCGTAAACCTCGAATGGGAAAGAGGTGCCGCGGCCCAGACTCATAACCGTACCTTCAAAAAGGCAGGTTGAGGGGTAGAGATAAATTGAGTGTATATTAGGCAGGTTTGGAGAAGGAGAGATAGGCAGCTCATATAGTGTGGAATGTGAATAATTGTCCATAGGGATAACGGTTAAGTCGCACTGACGGCCATCAGGCAGCCACTTTTTTCCATTAATCATAACTGCTAATTCTCCAAGGGTCATACCATGTACAACTGGAATAGGAAGCCAGCCAACACCCGATTTATGCTTCATATCAAGTATCGGTCCGTCAACATACATTCCATTTGGATTGG
This portion of the Lascolabacillus massiliensis genome encodes:
- a CDS encoding DUF1343 domain-containing protein; its protein translation is MYNQNFQRFLFSFVLISSLICCSHNKAQNKIEIEAQSISKSNPENIIMGAERTDLYFPLLKEKRVAVMSNQTGMVGKEHLVDMLIREDHNVVGIFSPEHGFRGTADAGEHVASSIDEKTGIPIWSLYGSGGGKPSADNMQKFDVLLFDLQDVGLRFYTYYASMARLMDACSEHGKKMIILDRPNPNGMYVDGPILDMKHKSGVGWLPIPVVHGMTLGELAVMINGKKWLPDGRQCDLTVIPMDNYSHSTLYELPISPSPNLPNIHSIYLYPSTCLFEGTVMSLGRGTSFPFEVYGHPDYKGSDFTFTPRSVPGAKNPPLLDKLCYGVDLRNIPNEEIIEKGFDLTYVIDAYNNLDIGDKFFTSFFEKLVGVDYIRQDIKAGKTADEIKAKWSEDVEMFKIQRKPYLLYEE